A region from the Janthinobacterium agaricidamnosum genome encodes:
- a CDS encoding nucleotidyltransferase family protein, protein MSTQEALAARLRAIARATPWCMQALDAVAQLGLPHCCIGAGAVRKLVWDALHGFTQPSALNDVDVAYFDAHDVLAESEVRLRQRLETALPGVPWEVCNQARVHLWFEDEFGYAVPPLLSLDDAIASWPEFATAVGIYLQPDGEIGIVAPHGLDDLFNMVIRRNPARISEDGYAQRLASKDYAARWPRVTIIAW, encoded by the coding sequence ATGAGCACGCAGGAAGCGCTGGCCGCGCGCCTGCGCGCCATCGCCCGCGCCACGCCATGGTGCATGCAGGCCCTGGACGCCGTGGCGCAGCTGGGCTTGCCCCACTGCTGCATCGGCGCCGGCGCCGTGCGCAAGCTCGTGTGGGACGCCTTGCACGGTTTCACCCAACCGTCGGCATTGAACGACGTCGACGTGGCGTATTTCGACGCGCACGATGTGCTTGCGGAAAGCGAGGTGCGGCTGCGCCAGCGCCTGGAAACGGCGCTGCCCGGCGTGCCGTGGGAAGTGTGCAACCAGGCCCGGGTGCACCTGTGGTTTGAAGACGAGTTTGGCTACGCCGTGCCGCCCTTGCTGTCGCTCGATGACGCCATCGCTTCCTGGCCCGAGTTCGCCACGGCTGTCGGCATCTATCTGCAGCCTGACGGCGAGATCGGCATCGTCGCGCCGCATGGCCTCGATGACTTGTTCAATATGGTGATCCGGCGCAACCCGGCGCGCATCAGCGAAGACGGCTATGCGCAGCGCCTGGCCAGCAAGGATTATGCGGCGCGCTGGCCGCGCGTCACCATCATCGCCTGGTAA
- a CDS encoding autotransporter assembly complex protein TamA — MGQLTLAAAGSVISLFPIAHAGAQEATQDAAPESASATETAPAPLQYEVKVNAPGDLDELLEKNLDLERFRGNPRMDREQLQRLVRDTPEQAKNLIATAGYYTPVVTVRVDTTGAKPVVIVDVDPGQPVTIDKVELELRGFDPTPPLAASEPYDTEALKRSWALKTGSVFRQAEWEAAKRALLREVVQTRYPRAQLVDTQAVVDPETHKVSLLVVLDSGPELRFGELRIEGLKRYDASIIRNLDKIRPGDYYSESALQSFQARLQDTGYFASVEVSADMSSILGEQIEAGQESQQAEAAGAAPEARPANRGPAPQLPLVVRVTENKQQNVSAGLGFSTNTGNRAQLNYDNLNVWGTRFKSAITMETKKQAAHANFYFPTTERGYNDSAGASFERSDISNEITAVTTISAKRNWGGTNLERSLTFEFLSEDKTVVGLEQTRSKSLPLTYAITKRSLDSLLFPTKGYVINAQVGGALLPLLTDERFVRVAGKAVYYRPLGEKGELIVRGEMGALGSKEKRGVPAVYLFRAGGDQSVRGYGYQELGVKEGDATIGGRYMLTGSAEYQYWFKPKWAIAAFYDAGNAADTVKAAMTPKSGYGLGGRYKSPVGPINVDVAYGHAVHAYRLHFSLGFTF; from the coding sequence ATGGGTCAACTGACACTGGCGGCCGCCGGCAGTGTCATCTCGCTGTTTCCCATCGCCCATGCCGGGGCCCAGGAGGCCACGCAAGATGCTGCTCCAGAGAGCGCCAGCGCCACGGAAACGGCGCCCGCCCCGCTGCAGTACGAGGTCAAGGTCAACGCCCCCGGCGACCTCGATGAACTGCTGGAAAAAAACCTGGACCTGGAACGCTTCCGCGGCAACCCGCGCATGGACCGCGAGCAATTGCAGCGCCTCGTGCGCGATACGCCCGAGCAAGCCAAAAACCTCATCGCCACGGCCGGCTACTACACGCCCGTCGTCACGGTGCGCGTCGACACGACGGGCGCCAAACCCGTCGTCATCGTCGACGTCGATCCGGGCCAGCCGGTGACCATCGACAAGGTCGAGCTGGAATTGCGCGGCTTCGATCCCACGCCGCCGCTGGCCGCTTCCGAACCCTACGATACGGAAGCCCTGAAACGCAGCTGGGCCCTGAAGACGGGCAGCGTGTTCCGCCAGGCGGAATGGGAAGCGGCCAAGCGCGCGCTGCTGCGCGAAGTGGTGCAGACGCGCTACCCGCGCGCCCAGCTGGTCGATACGCAAGCCGTGGTCGACCCGGAAACGCACAAGGTCTCCTTGCTGGTGGTGCTCGACAGCGGCCCCGAGCTGCGCTTCGGCGAGCTGCGCATCGAAGGCTTGAAACGCTACGATGCCAGCATCATCCGCAACCTCGACAAGATACGCCCGGGCGACTATTACAGCGAATCGGCGCTGCAATCGTTCCAGGCGCGCCTGCAGGACACGGGCTACTTTGCCAGCGTGGAAGTCAGTGCCGACATGAGCAGCATCCTGGGCGAGCAGATCGAGGCGGGCCAGGAAAGCCAGCAGGCCGAGGCCGCCGGCGCCGCGCCAGAAGCCAGGCCCGCCAACCGCGGCCCCGCGCCGCAGCTGCCGCTGGTCGTGCGCGTGACGGAAAACAAGCAGCAGAACGTCAGCGCCGGTCTCGGTTTCAGTACGAATACGGGGAATCGTGCCCAGCTCAACTATGACAACCTCAACGTATGGGGCACGCGCTTCAAGAGCGCGATCACCATGGAAACGAAGAAACAGGCGGCGCACGCCAATTTTTACTTTCCGACCACCGAGCGCGGCTACAACGACAGCGCGGGCGCCTCGTTCGAGCGCAGCGATATTTCCAATGAAATCACGGCCGTCACCACCATCTCGGCCAAGCGCAACTGGGGCGGCACCAACCTCGAGCGCAGCCTGACGTTCGAGTTCCTCAGCGAAGACAAGACGGTGGTGGGTCTGGAACAGACGCGCAGCAAGAGCTTGCCGCTGACTTATGCCATCACCAAGCGCAGCCTCGACAGCCTGCTGTTCCCCACCAAGGGCTACGTCATCAACGCCCAGGTGGGCGGCGCCCTGCTGCCCCTGCTGACGGACGAGCGCTTCGTGCGCGTGGCCGGCAAGGCCGTGTATTACCGTCCGCTCGGCGAAAAGGGCGAGCTGATCGTGCGCGGCGAAATGGGCGCGCTGGGCTCGAAGGAAAAACGCGGCGTGCCGGCCGTCTACCTGTTCCGCGCGGGCGGCGACCAGTCGGTACGCGGCTATGGCTACCAGGAACTGGGCGTGAAGGAAGGCGACGCCACCATCGGCGGGCGCTACATGCTCACCGGCAGCGCCGAATACCAGTACTGGTTCAAGCCGAAATGGGCCATTGCCGCCTTCTATGACGCCGGCAACGCGGCCGACACGGTCAAAGCGGCCATGACGCCGAAATCGGGCTATGGCCTGGGCGGGCGCTACAAGAGCCCCGTCGGCCCCATCAATGTCGACGTGGCGTATGGCCACGCCGTCCACGCCTACCGTTTGCACTTTTCTCTGGGATTCACTTTCTGA
- a CDS encoding translocation/assembly module TamB domain-containing protein, which produces MSDISTESPNGAAPPPPAKKPRRWVRYVLIAVASLAVLLGAGFWFLGRESTLQMLVQKVASASGGDIAVSGVSGSLYNRMHLGHVSYRSKTQHIMADNIDINWSPFQFFSEGIAISELHVASLSVESTAPSEEPSTMPASLAAPFKIGIADARLDKVTLVSAGGNTVFEKIHFTLSGDKSQWQLEDASAVTPFGQATASATIAATQPFKLSGKAGLTQLNPAAGEKPAALALQLGGDLNVLNVTAKGSAGAATADAQLALAPFDPVIILRSASIKGRNINPGKFDATLPQADLSLELDAAIDTRPTKQTVSGKLAILNHATPGPIDQQKLPLRQFEARLGGTLTATTLESAIIDFGNAGKFTGGGKLNRDAVDGPIGTAQLTLHTDKIDLQHIYSSINSTKIVGDIVLDSDGKTQTLRAKLGEAKLRLDMEATLADSLVQLRKATLQAGKSSVNATGQISLKDEQPFKAVASTSRLNPADFGAFPVADLNLDVRAHGHVAPKWLANADFTVRPSKLLDQPLTGKGKLTADAAHFSGIDVQLALGKNNVTAKGNFGGAGEKLNWNVDARQLSALQGDLLGTVLASGVVQGTLQQPRTTFVADAKGLGLASGKRPAPDSAIHASGDVGLTGPKQQAELKMTGSLQKINPAAFGASMPNGNVNADFNGSGRLTSDWQVALNLALRESTLQNAPLAGYAKLSANAKRIDSVDTELRLGPNSLLAKGALGGATDQLTWKLDAPQLSTLGPKFAGVLHAAGSVSGKMDAPAAQLTLDGKDLTFFGDQQLKAVKGSASVGTGQGALDPMVSSLEITGYSTPTFKLASARLGTTGTRGSHTVSLTARNDDFDATVQIRGSQSGAAWTGSIDSLQNKGRYALVLQAPVPVKVAGPAGSGVAGLGQPEQISVGNTVIKLPAGSITMQNLVKNGPRWTSSGQAAGVALTYLAQVIPSLQANARSDLTLGAQWSLDMQVPTAKQKDPSLAGMLHIYREKGDVTVGVEQPLALGLRTFDARVDVANQQLRLAVKLDGARAGQSDINATVQMLNGRISNDSALSMTGTTNIDSLAWLAPLTGQPGLELGGALKVALSGSGTIGAPQLNGDINGSKLLVNWADQGLKLRNGVLQAKLAGDQLQLQRLSFDGGDGKVQADGWVRFANGEASLELKLMADRLQALSRPDRTLVLSGNSTLVRNDKRFSFDGKFKANRALIELAPQDTPTQSSDVVVLGKEVKGSKEAPSLPLNIDLEFDLGNAFHLRGMGLDADLAGNVRARVINRAAPRVTGSIKVVTGQYAAYGQKLSIERGLIAFTGAYDNPSLNILAVRKRPEGEALSETNVEAGVEVRGTAQAPTAKLVSTPSVSDSDKLAWLILGHGAETAAGDEMALLTTAAGALFGGSGGGLQGKLANSLGLDEVGLSQAQGLESTVVTVGKRLSSRAYLTFEQGTSTATSLVKLRYKLNRRITLQFQTGTNNALDVLYTWAFD; this is translated from the coding sequence ATGTCCGATATTTCTACCGAGTCCCCCAACGGCGCCGCGCCGCCACCGCCGGCGAAAAAACCGCGCCGCTGGGTGCGCTATGTGCTGATCGCCGTCGCCAGCCTGGCCGTGCTGCTGGGCGCCGGCTTCTGGTTCCTGGGCCGCGAATCGACCTTGCAGATGCTGGTGCAAAAAGTGGCCAGCGCCAGCGGCGGCGACATCGCAGTGTCGGGCGTGTCCGGCTCGCTGTACAACCGCATGCACCTGGGCCACGTCAGCTACCGCAGCAAGACGCAGCACATCATGGCCGACAACATCGACATCAACTGGTCGCCGTTCCAGTTCTTCTCGGAAGGCATCGCCATCAGCGAACTGCACGTGGCCAGCCTGTCCGTGGAAAGCACGGCGCCGTCAGAGGAACCGTCGACCATGCCCGCCAGCCTGGCCGCGCCTTTTAAAATCGGCATTGCCGACGCGCGCCTGGACAAGGTGACCCTCGTCAGCGCGGGCGGCAACACGGTATTTGAAAAAATCCATTTCACCTTGTCGGGCGACAAGTCGCAATGGCAGCTGGAAGACGCCTCGGCCGTCACGCCGTTCGGCCAGGCCACGGCCAGCGCGACGATCGCCGCCACGCAGCCGTTCAAGCTCAGCGGCAAAGCGGGCTTGACGCAGCTCAACCCCGCCGCCGGCGAAAAACCGGCCGCCCTGGCGCTGCAGCTGGGCGGCGACCTGAATGTACTGAACGTCACGGCCAAGGGCAGCGCGGGCGCGGCCACGGCCGACGCCCAGCTGGCGCTGGCGCCGTTCGACCCCGTCATCATCCTGCGCTCGGCCAGCATCAAAGGCCGCAACATCAATCCGGGCAAGTTCGACGCCACCTTGCCGCAGGCGGACCTGAGCCTGGAACTCGATGCCGCCATCGACACCCGGCCGACGAAGCAAACGGTGTCGGGCAAGCTGGCCATCCTCAACCACGCCACGCCGGGTCCCATCGACCAGCAAAAGCTGCCGCTGCGCCAGTTCGAGGCGCGCCTGGGCGGCACCCTGACGGCCACGACCCTGGAGTCGGCCATCATCGATTTCGGCAACGCGGGCAAGTTCACAGGCGGCGGCAAACTCAACCGCGATGCCGTCGATGGCCCCATCGGCACGGCGCAACTGACCTTGCACACGGACAAGATCGACTTGCAGCACATTTACAGCAGCATCAACAGCACGAAGATCGTCGGCGACATCGTGCTCGACAGCGACGGCAAGACGCAAACCCTGCGCGCCAAACTCGGCGAAGCCAAGCTGCGCCTGGACATGGAAGCCACCCTGGCCGATTCGCTCGTGCAACTGCGCAAGGCCACCTTGCAGGCAGGCAAAAGCAGCGTCAACGCGACGGGCCAGATCAGCCTGAAGGACGAGCAACCGTTCAAGGCCGTGGCCAGCACCAGCCGCCTCAATCCCGCCGACTTCGGCGCCTTCCCCGTGGCCGACCTGAACCTCGACGTGCGCGCCCATGGCCACGTGGCCCCCAAGTGGCTGGCGAACGCGGACTTCACCGTGCGCCCCAGCAAGCTGCTCGACCAGCCCCTGACCGGCAAGGGCAAGCTGACGGCCGATGCGGCCCATTTCAGCGGCATCGACGTGCAGTTGGCGCTAGGCAAGAACAACGTGACGGCCAAGGGCAACTTTGGCGGCGCCGGCGAAAAGCTCAACTGGAATGTCGATGCACGGCAACTTTCCGCTCTGCAGGGCGACTTGCTGGGTACGGTGCTGGCCAGCGGCGTGGTGCAGGGCACGCTGCAGCAGCCGCGCACGACGTTTGTTGCCGACGCGAAAGGACTGGGCCTCGCCAGCGGCAAGCGCCCCGCGCCCGACAGCGCCATCCACGCCAGCGGCGACGTGGGCTTGACGGGTCCGAAGCAGCAGGCGGAATTGAAAATGACGGGTTCCTTGCAAAAGATCAACCCGGCCGCGTTTGGCGCATCCATGCCCAACGGCAACGTGAATGCGGATTTCAACGGCAGCGGCCGCCTGACGAGCGACTGGCAAGTGGCCCTCAACCTGGCCCTGCGCGAATCGACCCTGCAAAACGCGCCGCTGGCCGGCTATGCCAAGCTGTCGGCCAACGCGAAACGCATCGACAGCGTGGATACGGAATTGCGCCTGGGGCCGAACAGCTTGCTGGCCAAGGGCGCGCTGGGCGGCGCCACGGACCAGCTGACATGGAAACTCGATGCGCCGCAACTGTCGACCCTGGGTCCCAAGTTTGCCGGCGTGCTGCATGCGGCCGGTTCCGTCTCGGGCAAGATGGACGCGCCCGCCGCACAGCTGACGCTCGATGGCAAGGACCTGACCTTCTTTGGCGACCAGCAATTGAAAGCCGTGAAAGGCAGCGCCAGCGTGGGCACCGGCCAGGGCGCGCTCGACCCCATGGTCAGCAGCCTGGAGATCACGGGCTACAGCACGCCCACCTTCAAGCTGGCCAGCGCCCGCCTGGGCACGACGGGCACGCGCGGCAGCCATACGGTCAGTTTGACGGCGCGCAATGACGATTTCGATGCCACCGTGCAAATCCGCGGCAGCCAGAGCGGCGCCGCCTGGACGGGCAGCATCGACAGCCTGCAAAACAAGGGCCGCTATGCGCTCGTGCTGCAAGCGCCCGTGCCCGTGAAAGTGGCGGGACCGGCCGGCAGCGGCGTGGCGGGCCTGGGCCAGCCCGAGCAGATCAGCGTGGGCAACACCGTCATCAAATTGCCGGCAGGCAGCATCACCATGCAAAACCTCGTCAAGAACGGCCCCCGCTGGACCAGTTCCGGCCAGGCGGCTGGCGTGGCCCTGACCTATCTGGCGCAAGTGATCCCGTCGCTGCAAGCCAATGCGCGCAGCGACCTGACCCTGGGCGCGCAATGGTCGCTCGACATGCAGGTGCCGACGGCGAAACAGAAAGATCCCTCGCTGGCCGGCATGCTGCACATCTACCGCGAAAAAGGCGACGTGACGGTGGGCGTGGAACAGCCGCTGGCGCTGGGCTTGCGCACCTTCGATGCGCGCGTGGATGTCGCCAACCAGCAGCTGCGCCTGGCCGTGAAACTCGATGGCGCACGCGCGGGCCAGAGCGATATCAATGCCACCGTGCAAATGCTGAACGGACGCATCAGCAACGACAGCGCCCTGTCGATGACGGGCACCACGAATATCGATTCGTTGGCGTGGCTGGCGCCGCTGACGGGCCAGCCGGGCCTGGAACTGGGCGGCGCCTTGAAGGTGGCCCTGTCCGGCAGCGGCACCATCGGCGCGCCGCAATTGAATGGCGACATCAACGGCAGCAAGCTGCTGGTGAACTGGGCCGACCAGGGCTTGAAATTGCGCAATGGCGTGCTGCAAGCCAAGCTGGCCGGCGATCAATTGCAATTGCAGCGTTTGAGCTTTGACGGCGGCGACGGCAAGGTGCAGGCCGATGGCTGGGTGCGCTTTGCGAATGGCGAAGCGAGCCTGGAACTGAAGCTGATGGCCGACCGCCTGCAGGCGCTGTCGCGTCCGGACCGCACTTTGGTCCTGTCGGGCAACAGCACCCTGGTGCGCAACGACAAGCGCTTCAGCTTCGATGGCAAATTCAAGGCCAACCGCGCGCTGATCGAACTGGCGCCGCAAGATACCCCCACGCAAAGCAGCGACGTCGTGGTGCTGGGCAAGGAAGTCAAGGGCAGCAAGGAAGCGCCTTCGCTGCCCCTGAATATCGACCTCGAGTTTGACTTGGGCAACGCCTTCCACCTGCGCGGCATGGGGCTCGACGCGGATCTGGCCGGCAATGTGCGCGCCAGAGTCATCAACCGCGCCGCGCCGCGCGTGACGGGCAGCATCAAGGTGGTCACAGGTCAATACGCGGCCTACGGCCAGAAACTGTCGATCGAGCGGGGCCTGATCGCCTTCACGGGCGCCTACGACAACCCGTCACTGAATATCCTGGCCGTGCGCAAGCGTCCCGAAGGCGAGGCGCTGTCGGAAACGAACGTGGAAGCGGGCGTGGAAGTGCGCGGCACGGCGCAGGCGCCGACGGCCAAGCTGGTGTCCACGCCGAGCGTGTCGGACAGCGACAAGCTGGCCTGGCTGATCCTCGGTCACGGCGCGGAAACGGCGGCCGGCGATGAAATGGCGCTCTTGACGACGGCCGCAGGCGCCCTCTTCGGCGGCTCCGGCGGCGGCTTGCAGGGCAAGCTGGCCAATTCGCTGGGCCTCGATGAAGTGGGCCTGTCGCAGGCGCAAGGACTGGAAAGCACGGTCGTCACCGTCGGCAAGCGGCTGTCGTCGCGCGCCTACCTGACGTTCGAGCAAGGCACGAGCACGGCGACGAGCCTGGTCAAGCTGCGCTACAAACTGAACCGCCGCATCACTTTGCAGTTCCAGACGGGTACGAACAATGCGCTGGACGTGTTGTATACGTGGGCGTTTGACTAG
- a CDS encoding alpha/beta hydrolase family protein — MSTRLPLLPITVGLMASSSLAMAQDGAYQAPPAPLQAIVDAPRAPTLSLSPKRNLAAVLPTPSLPGIGEVAQPELKLAGLRINPRTYSASRFSFHTGLGLLDIDTQKEIKVSGLPAAPRIADLAWSPDQRYLAFTHIAFADPARGVKESGVELWLLDVQTKAARKLSSTPLSAVYGRGFSWMPDSKTLLVQLKPAKLGAAPVASGIPTGPSIQDSVPGGGVKQLRTYPDLLKNEQDAQLFEHYITVQLALLDVAGKQRLVGQPGQFSRVSASPDGKHLLTTSIVRPYSYIVPAHDFGHKIDVRDLNGKVEHAVAALPLEEGLPPGNDAVSAGVRSVSWRVDAPATLVWAEAQDGGDPARAAEIRDIVYTQAAPFTAKPAVLARLGSRYAGVAWGRGDLALLGEAWYKTRAVKQWRIAPDQPSTPADLVYAGSFEDRYNDPGQPVMRADAAGLPRLLIAADGSILLDGQGASKEGDRPFIDRLNLATKQKERLFQSAAPYYENVVAVLDEDGSRLLSTRESPTEQPNYYVRNLKQQGAAQLTALTHFPHPLPQLKDVQKELIRYKRADGVDLTATLMLPPNYDVKRDGPLPTLMWAYPQEFKTASAASQTKGSPYKFNAVSYWGPAAFLSMGYAVLDNPSFPIVGNGEQEPNDTYLPQLVADAEAAVDEVVRRGVSDRNRIAIGGHSYGAFMTGNLLAHTRLFRAGIARSGAYNRTLTPFGFQAEERSFWQAPAVYQAMSPFNYADKIKDALLMIHGEQDNNSGTFPIQSERMFQAVKGLGGTARLVMLPNESHGYRARESIMQMLYESNNWLEKYVKNAAPPAADVKPAGK, encoded by the coding sequence ATGTCTACACGTTTGCCTTTGCTGCCCATCACTGTTGGCTTGATGGCCTCGTCTTCCCTGGCCATGGCGCAAGATGGCGCTTATCAAGCCCCGCCCGCGCCCCTGCAAGCCATCGTCGATGCGCCGCGCGCGCCGACCCTGAGCCTGAGCCCGAAACGCAACCTGGCCGCCGTGCTGCCCACGCCATCCCTGCCCGGCATCGGCGAAGTGGCGCAGCCGGAACTGAAGCTGGCGGGCTTGCGCATCAATCCGCGCACGTATTCGGCCAGCCGCTTCAGTTTCCACACGGGACTGGGCTTGCTCGACATCGATACGCAGAAGGAAATCAAGGTCAGCGGCCTGCCGGCGGCACCCCGCATCGCCGATCTGGCCTGGTCGCCTGACCAGCGCTACCTGGCCTTTACGCACATCGCCTTTGCCGATCCCGCCAGGGGCGTGAAGGAGTCGGGCGTGGAACTGTGGCTGCTCGACGTGCAGACGAAGGCGGCGCGCAAGCTGTCCAGCACCCCCCTGTCGGCCGTGTATGGCCGCGGCTTTTCCTGGATGCCAGACAGCAAGACCTTGCTGGTGCAGCTGAAGCCGGCCAAGCTCGGCGCGGCGCCCGTGGCCAGCGGCATCCCGACGGGCCCGTCCATCCAGGACAGCGTGCCGGGCGGCGGCGTCAAGCAATTGCGCACCTATCCGGACTTGCTGAAAAACGAACAGGATGCGCAGCTGTTCGAACACTACATCACGGTGCAGCTGGCCTTGCTGGACGTGGCGGGCAAGCAGCGCCTGGTCGGCCAGCCGGGCCAGTTCTCGCGCGTGTCGGCCTCACCCGATGGCAAGCACCTGCTGACGACCAGCATCGTGCGTCCGTATTCCTACATCGTGCCGGCGCATGATTTCGGCCACAAGATCGACGTGCGCGACCTGAATGGCAAGGTGGAGCACGCGGTGGCGGCCCTGCCGCTGGAGGAAGGGCTGCCGCCAGGCAATGATGCCGTGTCTGCCGGCGTGCGTTCCGTCAGCTGGCGCGTCGATGCGCCCGCCACCCTGGTATGGGCCGAAGCGCAGGACGGCGGCGACCCGGCCAGGGCGGCCGAAATCCGCGACATCGTCTACACGCAGGCGGCGCCGTTCACCGCCAAGCCGGCCGTGCTGGCCAGGCTCGGTTCGCGCTACGCGGGCGTGGCCTGGGGCCGCGGCGACCTGGCCCTGCTCGGCGAAGCGTGGTACAAGACGCGCGCCGTCAAGCAGTGGCGCATTGCGCCAGATCAACCGTCCACGCCGGCCGACCTCGTGTACGCGGGATCGTTCGAAGACCGCTACAACGATCCGGGCCAGCCCGTCATGCGCGCGGACGCGGCCGGCTTGCCGCGCCTGCTCATCGCCGCTGACGGTTCCATCCTGCTCGACGGCCAGGGCGCATCGAAGGAGGGCGACCGGCCGTTCATCGACCGCCTGAACCTGGCGACGAAACAGAAGGAACGCCTGTTCCAGAGCGCCGCCCCCTACTATGAAAACGTGGTGGCCGTGCTGGACGAGGATGGCAGCCGTCTGCTGTCGACGCGCGAATCGCCGACCGAGCAGCCGAATTACTATGTGCGCAACCTGAAACAGCAGGGCGCCGCGCAGTTGACGGCCCTCACGCATTTCCCCCATCCGCTGCCGCAGCTGAAGGACGTGCAGAAAGAGCTGATTCGCTACAAGCGCGCCGACGGCGTGGACCTGACGGCGACACTGATGTTGCCGCCGAACTACGACGTGAAACGCGACGGCCCGCTGCCGACCCTGATGTGGGCGTATCCGCAGGAATTCAAGACGGCCAGCGCCGCCAGCCAGACCAAGGGCTCGCCCTACAAATTCAATGCCGTCAGCTACTGGGGCCCGGCCGCCTTCCTGTCCATGGGCTACGCCGTGCTCGACAATCCATCGTTCCCCATCGTCGGCAATGGCGAGCAGGAGCCGAACGACACGTATCTGCCGCAGCTGGTGGCCGATGCCGAGGCGGCCGTCGACGAGGTGGTGCGCCGTGGCGTGTCCGACCGCAACCGCATCGCCATCGGCGGCCACTCGTATGGCGCCTTTATGACGGGCAACCTGCTGGCGCACACGCGGCTGTTCCGCGCCGGCATCGCCCGCAGCGGCGCCTACAACCGCACCCTGACGCCGTTCGGCTTCCAGGCCGAAGAGCGCTCGTTCTGGCAGGCGCCGGCCGTCTACCAGGCCATGTCGCCGTTTAATTATGCGGACAAGATCAAGGATGCGCTGCTGATGATCCATGGCGAGCAGGACAACAACTCGGGCACCTTCCCCATCCAGAGCGAGCGCATGTTCCAGGCCGTCAAGGGACTGGGCGGCACGGCGCGCCTGGTGATGCTGCCGAACGAGAGCCACGGCTACCGCGCGCGCGAATCGATCATGCAGATGCTGTATGAAAGCAACAACTGGCTGGAGAAATATGTGAAGAACGCGGCGCCGCCGGCCGCCGACGTCAAGCCGGCCGGCAAATAA
- a CDS encoding DUF4424 family protein, whose translation MTVRKLVLAAALALACSAPAMANDGIGSVSAGGILFGKTDAVAMKKEVLSVSTDLIKVEYEFLNESAKDVEETIFFPLPEYSSGYHGSPTYYGQPQQFTVDVDGKRKEYKTTFVAKLGSADVTARLRQLGLSDAQIAYFPSHTPFDKKVVPLTAAQSKIMIKEGLLAQLYDEEWVPAWTVKVIYLWQQKFPAGKVVRVRHQYAPFVAAGPGASYLGDGNTFEKKYCGDKAFYKTWNRLAAQQGESGFVNAVWVSYILTTGNTWKNGIEDFTMNLIKGKPDELVSLCFPGTFTKINPTTLQVKLRNFRPKQDLDVYFGNVEGTVSNDGVAPQIRP comes from the coding sequence ATGACCGTGCGCAAGCTTGTTCTGGCCGCAGCCCTGGCGCTGGCGTGTTCGGCGCCAGCCATGGCCAACGACGGCATCGGCTCCGTCAGCGCGGGCGGCATCCTGTTCGGCAAGACGGATGCCGTGGCCATGAAAAAGGAAGTGCTCAGCGTGAGCACGGACTTGATCAAGGTCGAGTATGAATTCCTCAATGAATCGGCCAAGGATGTGGAAGAGACGATCTTCTTCCCCTTGCCCGAATACTCTTCCGGCTACCATGGCTCACCCACGTATTACGGCCAGCCGCAGCAGTTTACCGTCGACGTGGACGGCAAGCGCAAGGAGTATAAAACCACGTTTGTCGCCAAGCTCGGCAGCGCCGACGTGACGGCCCGCCTGCGCCAGCTGGGCTTGTCCGACGCGCAGATCGCGTATTTCCCTTCGCACACGCCGTTCGACAAGAAAGTGGTGCCGCTGACGGCCGCGCAGAGCAAGATCATGATCAAGGAGGGTCTGCTGGCCCAGCTGTACGACGAGGAGTGGGTACCGGCCTGGACCGTGAAAGTCATCTACTTGTGGCAGCAGAAATTCCCTGCCGGTAAAGTCGTGCGCGTGCGTCATCAATATGCGCCGTTCGTCGCAGCCGGCCCCGGCGCCTCCTACCTGGGCGATGGCAATACCTTTGAAAAGAAATACTGCGGCGACAAGGCCTTCTACAAGACGTGGAACCGGCTGGCGGCCCAGCAGGGCGAAAGCGGCTTCGTCAATGCCGTCTGGGTGTCGTACATTTTGACGACGGGTAACACCTGGAAGAATGGCATTGAAGACTTCACCATGAATTTGATCAAGGGCAAGCCGGACGAGCTGGTCAGCCTGTGCTTCCCCGGCACATTCACCAAAATCAATCCCACCACCTTGCAAGTCAAGTTGCGCAACTTCCGTCCGAAGCAGGATCTGGACGTGTACTTCGGCAATGTCGAAGGCACGGTGAGCAACGACGGCGTGGCGCCGCAGATCCGGCCATAG